One Arachis hypogaea cultivar Tifrunner chromosome 2, arahy.Tifrunner.gnm2.J5K5, whole genome shotgun sequence genomic window, agttgggtctttggcctggtagcttccatttacttgagatgtgacgacctgggagtcgctgaagatcgtgattctctgggctccgacctcttcggctagctttagacctgctagtagggcctcgtattcggcttggttgttcgaggcctggaactcgaattttagggatagttctatccgtgttccttggtcgctttcgagtataaccccggctccgcttcctgttttgtttgaggacccgtcgacatacagattccacgagagtggggttccaggggtctcagtatattctgcgatgaagtcggctaggtactgagattttatggcagtccgggcttcatagtggaggtcgaactcggacagttccaccgcccattgtagtattcgtcctgccaggtctgttttttgcaggatgtgtctcatgggttggtttgtccggactttgatggtgtgggcttgaaagtagggacggagcctccgagctgtgaatattagggcgtaggcgaatttttctattttctgatagtttaattcggccccttgcagtgccttgctcacaaagtatacggggtgttgtccttggtcattttcccgtattaatgctgaagcgactgcccgatgtccgaccgagaggtataatacgagctcttccccttttaaaggtcgggttaggattggtggctgcccgaggaattccttgaattcttgaaaggctttttcgcactccggggtccatgagaagggtttccctttctttaggagtgagtagagaggtagtgattttatcgctgatcctgccaaaaatcttgatagggcggccagccttccattcagctgttgtacttctttgacacaggtcgggcttttcatattgagtatcgcttggcatttgtccgggtttgcttcgatgcccctttgagtcaacatgaaacctaagaattttccggcttctgcggcgaaggtgcactttgtcgggttgagtctcatgttgtgttttctgagggtgccgaagacactggtaaggtcggtcagcaagtttccgtcttcttgtgtctttaccagcatgtcgtcgacgtacacctctagttgtagtccgatgtgctctgagaacactttgttcattagcctctggtaggttgcccctgcgttcttcagcccgaagggcagtactacgtagcagtagtttgcccttggggttatgaacgaggtcttttcttggtcgggtccgtacatcgggatttgattgtatcccgagtatgcgtccatgaaggagagatatctatagcctgaggttGCGTCTACTAAGGcatcgatgtttggtagtggatatgggtccttggggcaggctttgttgagatccgtgtaatcgacgcacatcctccattttccgttgggcttttttaccaggaccacgtttgcgagccatagggggtattttacttctcgaatgaaccctgcatctagtaatgcttgtacttgttcttctattgcttgcacgcgctcaggcccgagtttccggcgtctttgttggacaggtctggaccccgggtatactgatagcttatggcacatcaggtcggggcttatgcctggcatgtcggaggctttccaggcgaagaggtcggaattctcccttaagagggttatgagttcctcctttaggcctgtttcgaggtttgctcctatgtttgttattttttcaggtgtgttcccgatttggatcttttcggtttctccctctggttgtggccgaagatcttctcgggcttgaactcgcccgagttctattgtgttgacctctttcccttttaggctcagactttcgttgtagcatcgccgtgctagtttttggtcgccttttagggtagcgattccctttgcggtagggaacttcatacagaggtgtggggtcgagactatagctgccaacctgtttagggttggtcgtccaatgagggcattgtatgctgaagtgacgtcgactacaatgtagtcgaTGTTTAATGTTTTGGTttgttcgcctcttccaaaggtagtatgtagcgagatgtatcctaaaggatggatcggggtgtcccctagtccaaataagtcggtgggataggcctttagctctttttcttcaagcccgagtttgtcgaaggctgttttgaacaggatatctgctgagcttccctggtcaaccagggttcgatgtaggttggcgtttgctaggatgatggtgattaccattggatcgtcgtgcccgggtattaccccttgagcatcttctcgggtaaacgagatagtgggtaattcgggcagggggctgtcttctcggacatgatagacgtctttgaggtgtctttttcgcgaggatctggatgttcctccgcctgcaaaacctccatttatcatgtgaacgtgcctttcaggggttcgcggggtttgctcagcccgatcttcgttatctcccctccttctctttttggtctcttctcccttctctgctatgtatctgtcgagttttccttctctggctagcttttctacgACATTTTTTAGGTCatggcagtcgttagtagaatgaccgtagagtttgtggtattcacagtattcggaccgatctctccctgctctcttgtgttttagaggtcggggcggtgggattttttcggtgtggcatacttctctgtagacgtctaccagggaaactcggaggggagtgtagctatgatacttccgtggcttgtccgagttggattcttctttcttcttctgttcccgatctcgatctcggaacgggtaggttgattccttcctagaagagtctcttagctgggaggtttcctccatgttgatatatttttctgcccgttcctgcacctcgtatagggaggtcgggtatcgtttggatagggattggctaaacggtccctcttttaggccgtttgctagtcccatgatggctgcttcagtgggcaagtgttgtatgtccaggcaggctttgttgaatcgctccatgtactctcggagagtttcttggttaccttgtttgatcccgagtagactgggggcatgttttgccttgtccttttgaatggagaatcttgttaggaattttttggttaggtcttcgaagctggtgattgatctaggtggcaggttgtcgaaccacttcatggctgatttggtgagagtggtggggaaggctttgcaccgaatcgcgtcggaggcgtcgactaggtacattctgcttctgaagttgctgaggtggtgacttgggtcggtggtgccgtcgtagagatccatatcgggtggtttaaagttttgcggtaccttctccttcatgatctcttgcgtgaagggatcatggttgccttcgggggtggggcCGCGGTCTGACCGAtccttcaggttggcctctattttccgcagtttttcttctaattctctgcgcttgcgagcttcccttctcagatcttgttcagtttctttttgcttctttatgtcctcttcgagttgttttagccggttttgttgtgcccggactgcttctagaatttccgagctcttttctttttcgggatttcgtggatctttgtttgggagtgacgtctttgggcgattctgtttgtttcctcctggagtgcgtggtgatagagggctgtccggtcgttctccggtgtcaacttcctcctcttgttctgatgccgcgcggtcattgttggaggggtcgtccgccatggtagagggatgacttccaggtccccggcaacggcgccaatgttccgagggttacctgaaacgtgtagctcggtcgtctggcaagacccgaggtgagggtgctgtgacccgagcttgatgtgccgagcggctggtggttgtacctgcaatgacactccgatgcttaagttagcatgggtccaagcagatatcgagtggaattagagtatgagttatacctgggtgctccagtgtatttatagtagttggctgtgatcttccctggataagatattcttatcttatcttatcttttgggagttttatccctatctttgcgGAActgcctttcctaggccttttcggcctttaggttttgggcttcgttccttttgatgggccttcttagcttatttgtccgaggtccgacctcaggcgtgggccttgggacgaggtcggaccttctatgaacttCCCGAGTTTGGGGAGCTCGGTCTCTGTATGAACAGTGAGGATCAGAGAACCTAATGAGACTGTCCTCAGACAAAACTTAGGAGGACGGGTACATCTGTTACATACAGCAACTGCGGACAATATGAACATAACAGAAGGCATTGTCCTAATCCAATAGTGTCAGGTATCAAGCGAATTCGAATATACAAATTGctgttttattgttttcttttcttcataGTTCTTCATTTTCAGATTTGTTTCAATTACCAGCAaagtgaatattttaattttttttattatttttagtgttctctttcatattttaattttaatttttttatttatatgttaaatattttatattatttatgtagtGTTCTGATTTCTTATGTTATGTtttcatatgaattttttttatcatttactatactattctttatatgtatatttttatgaagtctttttttttatttttatttggctttgttcatatgattttttatttattttattgtatttcttttattcataGGACAAatgtttgttgattttttattttttaatgctttgattttttaaatattttatgaatttttatgatatttttattattatttgtttatatgaattatttttttatcctttattgtattatatttatgttgtgtataaaatttttttatttgattttgttcatatgaattttatttattttttattatattttttgtttatatgatatatgtttatgtaatttttattattttttatttgtataattttttctACTCTTTGATatactctatttttattttatattaatttttttattttttattttgattttataaaattaattttacaaaatcaattttatataaattataatttataaacgaTAATCCAAACAGAGAGGTATATGAAGGCAGACATAAGTTAAATTGCTTGTACACATGCGTTCACGTTTCACACCATGAAAGCACGAACCGTGCGAATCTTGAAGTCACTCATCACAAAACTTTAAAGTTTcgtcaattaacaaattaaagcaGACATATTACGTCAGGAATCGCCTACCGCAGAATAGTATTACTACATACTACTACTTCACCTTTAATCATAAGGAATCCGATCCATAACCCTTATATTAATTTAAGCACTTCTTCCATCCATCGCCACACTTTGCTTCTCTTCCATTCCTTCAATTCTCTTgccttatcatcatcatcattcactgCACTAAAgtgccctctctctctctctctggtacCTGATCCATCAAACAAACAATCATGGCTACCTCCTTTCCTTCAGCAGAACTCAGCAACAAGAATAGCCAAGAGGGTATTTAATCTGTATTTTGTATTATTGCTTGTAATATTCTGTTTTTAAGATTGTTCAGGTTAAAACTATTTTGGTTTAACAGTAATGAAGTTAGTTAACGTGAtaagtatttgattttttaaccCTAGTTTAATCTCTGAGTTTTAAGTATGAAACTTTGTAATTCTTTTTGAAGCTATGAGTTCAACCAGGCCATAGggggttattatttttttattttaattttaatacacgaaaatataatcatataattatatttattttaaataattattcacataatttatataaaaaataattatttttattaatataatattaagtaattaaacgTACGATTAAAACAACTTATACGACCaacacatcaaaattaaatttcttttctttttgatttttccTTCAGTTTAATTAAGTACAGTTCCTCTTGCTTTTGTCGGTTTCTTTGTTGGTCTtctatcaaagaaaaacacaatcatagtattaattaatttttaattacttcatattaattaattttttataatttatgatttaaagttaaaaatttataatttaaaataactaaaatgatttttaaattttgtaatattattcattattagtctctttttcttcaattttatcCTTCTGATACAATTTTATCTTTACAAAAGTTAAAgcgattaaaatttttttatttattttatatttaattcaatatttgttaatttttattattattatttttctaaatttagttaatatatatttttaagacatataataaatttattattaataaaaaatttaaatatttttatttaataaatataaaataaatatattaaaaatttaaattttttatttgataaattttttttataaataaactcTTATTTTTTTTACCGTTGCCGGCTCGCACTCCCCCACGTTCATAGAGACTCTAATATGATGTCCAAGAATACGCCACGTGGTAATTATTTATGTGGTTATCGTTATCCTCCCTCTATCCCGCTCTTTTATTATGTCTTGTCTGCTGATGTGGCAGGCAACTGTTGTTTTCAAGGTCCTCCCTTGTTTTAGATTTGGATGTTGAGGTTCATTTTCATTCTAGCAATTTCGTTTGTTTATCGCCTTTCAAAACCAAATTCTGTTACTGCCGTGTACATGAAGGATATTTTCCCCCTATTATTTCCACAAGTCCGTCCAATATTTGCACAAGACGTGTGAAATAGTTCACAACTTTTTGAGTAACCAACACAAGTTATATACACTTAACCTTGAAGCACAACAGTCACTGATTTTCATACGAGTAAAGTAAACTTAAACGGTTTCTAGTCTGATACATAATAAAAATGTCtagaaaatacagaaaaaaaaattaagaaaatgaaaaattgatGTGGATTTATCAGTTTTTATGTAAATATAATATTCTTCTATCACTATTTTATGTACATTAGTAATTTATATGTGAGTATTGGCTTAATTAGACGACTCCAGTTTATATTTGTCGAAAAGTTGACCAATTTAGTTgttcatatatacatatataaaagggAAGTTTTGGAGCAACAGCTAAATTGTTTATGTGTAATCTTAAGATTATTGATTCAGTTCGTAGAAACGCCTATAACATGTTAGCATTCAATCGTCATCCTTCTCTCAACTCTTTTCGTGTGGTTCTTAGTTTATAAGAATATAAACTTGTTGTTTTCTGTTTCATCTAATTCGTTTGTTATGGTGCTTCCTCTGTCTCACAGGGAAAGTAAATTTAAAAGAGACTGCAAAAGCACATGATGAAAATGTTCTGCAAAAGCATGTTGCATTCTTTGATAGGAACCATGACGGCATCATTTACCCATGGGAGACTTACCAAGGTTGATACAATTATCTAATTTTCTACTAAAAtattaataaacttttttatgataaaataattaaatttattataacagaatattctaacttttttttataatataattaattttttttattaataccaAATataaatttctttcttttttttttgtcgtcTACCAAATATAAATTTCTATATAACAGCGAGCTAATGGatgattattattttatgttaatataatataattatatatctttAGCTGGGTAGCTTAGTCAATcatgataattaaaaaatgattttaaaataataaataaggaaataaataaatataacaatAGTTAGTGTTAAAAGTCTGAAATTGAACTTTATTTGAttagtttcaaaaatatttttgtcatttatTATTGGATACTTTCATTTTTGCAGGATTTCGTGCAATCGGTTGTGGGATTTTATTGTCTGCTTTTAGCgctatttttatcaatcttggCCTTAGTCGAAAAACTCGCTCGGTAACTGATTTCTTTCCATCACTTTTTTTTTATGGTAAATAAAAATATTCCACACAtactaaaattataatatatatatatatagttaattttttgtgtgtaaataaaataacatataataaccaattttttatacaaataaaaatatttggattgaaaattacaaataaataaattgtatacatcttttttttaattaatgattgTTAGAAATATGTACTTTTTTATACTAACATCATAACATGATTCATCTGGTTAACGACAATTCTTATGATGCTGTGTAGGGCAAGGCTCTTTCTATTTGGCTACCAATAGAagttaaaaatatccaaaaagcaAAACATGGTAGTGACTCTGGTGTTTATGATTCGGAAGGAAGGTAGCTTTTTCACCTAACAAATCGTTTGAGATTTTActattgatttaattaatttaatacttCTAGTGCGTGTTTTGGTCTCTAGGTATAACAACCATAATTTAATACACTGATTTTATGTGAtgtttttttgcctatttttatttttcttaataagaaaaaaaattcttagaATTTCCAGGtacataaataattttagaacaaaatataaacacaattttattttcttactctaCTAGCTTGTATATGCATTTAGGTTTGTTCCTTCAAAATTCGAAGAAATTTTCACAAAGCATGCTCGGAAGCACCCAAACGCTTTAACATCTGATGAACTGATGGGGATGCTAAAGGCAAACAGAGTTCCTAAGGATCATAAAGGATGGTAAGTCTCCTATATCTTCATCATCATACCCACCACCGATGCAAAATTATTGAGTTCAAGacaaaatatttcaaattagGTATTTCAAAGATTATCAAACATCTTAGGAGGTGTTCTGTGTTCAAATGCTTTAATTTTAACATGGAGAGAACATCAAATTTGTTATAGTGTTTTTATAGTGTTTCAATTGTACTCCTCTCGGTTAaagttattataatttaatacaaaaatattatgtgtacattaaaaactaataatcaaattaattataataaatttatttataaatatatgtattatttaatttatttaatgtatattttatattttaatttatattttatattaatgattgatttaataactgatttttaacatatattaacattattgaatttaataatagtttgtttttttctttcaaacttgCCTATCTGGCCATCTCGTCCATTTATCCACTAGGCCACCACCATGTGAGCAGCTACAATGGTGGTGTGTGTATGGGTTAAGAAAAAGTAATTCAATAATGAGGGGATAAAATGAACatccttaaaaaaaaaagttaaaagtaaACTGAAAACGTTTTAAAATTTTGaggactaaaaaataaaaattaaagtttcaaCCAATCGCACGTGGggaatatttaatattaatatgctTGTCCCTATATCAATGTCAATTTTATATTTAGCGAATCTTAATTAATATGCTACCATTTGATGCTTATCAGGCTTGCTAGTTACACAGAATGGAAAATTCTGTACGTTCTTTGCAAAGATGAAGATGGTTTACTGCATAAAGAAATTGTTCGAGCTGTTTATGATGGGAGTTTGTTTGAAAGAATGGAAAAGGAACactcagaaaagaaaaagagcgaataaaatatatatagatagaCATAGTTGACCCTTGCTTGTATGATTCCTTGTGAATTTTAAGAGTGCTTTAATTTcttatgaattttattttatttcctttggaTGGATGAAATCTGTATTTTTTATTCGTAGATTCGAGTGTGATTTTATATATTACTATCAAGCTGATATATTATATGAATCGCTGAATCCATCTAATTATTTGTGTTTACTTTATTATTTCCCATATAAAAAATGGGCATAGTTAAGGGATAAACCATTAAAtggaaataacaaaagaaaaaaaaaagaatgaaaataaaaatcatattaagTTATATGGTGGCATGGTACTTTTTCATTATTAATTATATCCTTCCCCTGCATAGCTAAGGAGGAAAGGCAAGAAGCCAAGAAGCACTCTGTGTTTAGCTAATAAAGGAATTTTGAAATTAAGGAAGTTATTTCTTCATTctgaaataaattaattaattgatcatAACGTGCTTATCTATCTAATTATGGAAGAATAATATGGGGGTACGGGAGAAAAACAAACGGTTCCAAACTTCCTATGAGGAAAATAACCAAATCAATCAATGCAATCACATGTTATTAGTCTATCGGATGAATTCGCTAGAAGCGTGTAATAAGAAGCACTATTCTTTTTTGGTTATACACATGTATTGCCATACCAAACTTTCCTAACGCGTAACGGAAATTTTGGGGGTGTGGGGGTTGGCCAATTGGGGATAGATAAAAAgcttatttttttgaaagattaagTTACGAGGAACTATTTAGATAAGGAAAAGTATATAAAATCAAAAGGTTACGAgcgaaaaattaaataaaattaaattaatttatattaataattaattttaaatttttaaaatttaaaatttaaaaaatttaaaattaattaagtaaatctaattaaaatctataaaagtctttctcttttctcttacATTAACTTATttacctc contains:
- the LOC112744301 gene encoding probable peroxygenase 4; the encoded protein is MATSFPSAELSNKNSQEGKVNLKETAKAHDENVLQKHVAFFDRNHDGIIYPWETYQGFRAIGCGILLSAFSAIFINLGLSRKTRSGKALSIWLPIEVKNIQKAKHGSDSGVYDSEGRFVPSKFEEIFTKHARKHPNALTSDELMGMLKANRVPKDHKGWLASYTEWKILYVLCKDEDGLLHKEIVRAVYDGSLFERMEKEHSEKKKSE